One Cervus canadensis isolate Bull #8, Minnesota chromosome 13, ASM1932006v1, whole genome shotgun sequence DNA segment encodes these proteins:
- the LZIC gene encoding protein LZIC isoform X1, producing the protein MASRGKTETSKLKQNLEEQLDRLMQQLQDLEECREELDTDEYEETKKETLEQLSEFNDSLKKIMSGNMTLVDELSGMQLAIQAAISQAFKTPEVIRLFAKKQPGQLRTRLAEMDRDLMVGKLERDLYTQQKVEILTALRKLGEKLTADDENFLSANAGAILSQFEKVSTDLGSGDKVLALASFEVEKTKK; encoded by the exons ATGGCTTCCAGAGGAAAGACAGAGACAAGCAAATTAAAGCAGAATTTAGAAGAACAGTTGGATAGACTAATGCAGCAATTACAAGACCTGGAGGAATGCAG AGAGGAACTTGATACAGATGAATATGAAGAAACCAAAAAGGAAACTCTGGAGCAACTAAGTGAATTTAATGATTCACTGAAGAAAATTATGTCTGGAAATATGACTTTGGTCGATGAACTAAGTGGAATGCAACTG GCTATCCAGGCAGCTATCAGCCAGGCCTTTAAAACCCCAGAGGTCATCAGATTATTTGCAAAGAAACAACCAGGTCAGCTTCGGACAAGGTTAGCAGAG ATGGATAGAGATCTCATGGTAGGAAAGCTGGAAAGAGACCTGTATACTCAGCAGAAAGTGGAGATACTTACAGCTCTCAGGAAACTTGGAGAGAAG ctgACTGCAGATGATGAGAACTTCTTGTCAGCAAACGCAGGTGCTATTCTCAGCCAGTTTGAGAAAGTCTCTACAGACCTTG GCTCTGGAGACAAAGTTCTTGCTCTGGCAAGTTTTGAGGTTGAAAAAACGAAAAAATGA
- the LZIC gene encoding protein LZIC isoform X2, producing MRSFAFLKFKTLGTSRIGEIKMASRGKTETSKLKQNLEEQLDRLMQQLQDLEECREELDTDEYEETKKETLEQLSEFNDSLKKIMSGNMTLVDELSGMQLAIQAAISQAFKTPEVIRLFAKKQPGQLRTRLAEMDRDLMVGKLERDLYTQQKVEILTALRKLGEKLTADDENFLSANAGAILSQFEKVSTDLGSGDKVLALASFEVEKTKK from the exons ATGAGAAGTTTCGCTTTCCTCAAGTTTAAGACACTTGGAACTTCAAGAATTGGAG AGATTAAAATGGCTTCCAGAGGAAAGACAGAGACAAGCAAATTAAAGCAGAATTTAGAAGAACAGTTGGATAGACTAATGCAGCAATTACAAGACCTGGAGGAATGCAG AGAGGAACTTGATACAGATGAATATGAAGAAACCAAAAAGGAAACTCTGGAGCAACTAAGTGAATTTAATGATTCACTGAAGAAAATTATGTCTGGAAATATGACTTTGGTCGATGAACTAAGTGGAATGCAACTG GCTATCCAGGCAGCTATCAGCCAGGCCTTTAAAACCCCAGAGGTCATCAGATTATTTGCAAAGAAACAACCAGGTCAGCTTCGGACAAGGTTAGCAGAG ATGGATAGAGATCTCATGGTAGGAAAGCTGGAAAGAGACCTGTATACTCAGCAGAAAGTGGAGATACTTACAGCTCTCAGGAAACTTGGAGAGAAG ctgACTGCAGATGATGAGAACTTCTTGTCAGCAAACGCAGGTGCTATTCTCAGCCAGTTTGAGAAAGTCTCTACAGACCTTG GCTCTGGAGACAAAGTTCTTGCTCTGGCAAGTTTTGAGGTTGAAAAAACGAAAAAATGA